TGGAGACTTCGTCAGGCAGCGGGCCGCTGTTGCCGATGCATGTCGTGCATCCATATCCGACCAAATTGAAACCAAGCTGATCGAGGTAGGTCATCAGCCCCGCTTTGTTGAGGTAATCCGTTACCACCTTTGATCCGGGAGCCAGACTGGTCTTCACCCACGGCGACATGGTGAGACCTTTCTCGACAGCCTTCTTGGCAACCAGTCCAGCCGCAAGGAGAACCGAGGGGTTGGATGTGTTGGTGCAACTCGTGATGGCGGCAACCACCACGGCACCATCACTCAATTGGCCGCTCTTACCACTCAGCGACACCGGCACACTGCGCCGAGTGGCGTCGGTGCGCTGCTTGCCCAGCAGCTTCGGCATCTCGGCATCAAATTTTGACTTCATCTGTCCCAGCGGAACCCGGTCCTGCGGACGGCGTGGACCGGCCAGACAAGGTTCGATGCTACCAAGCTCCAGCCCGAGATTTTCTGAATAGACTGACTCATCAAGGCGGTCTGTTCCAAACATGCCCTGCTCGATAGCATAAGCGCGGACCAACGCCACCGCGCTCTCATTGCGGGCCGTGAAGCGCAGGTACTTCAGCGTCTCCTCATCAATGGGGAAGATGCCGATGGTGGCACCGTACTCGGGACACATGTTGGCGATGGTCATGCGATCCGCGGCGGCGAGCGAGGCTAGGCCGGGGCCGTAGAACTCCACGAACTTGCCTACCACGCCATGCTTACGCAGATGTTCTGTGATGGTTAGCACCAGATCGGTGGCTGTCGCGCCTTCCGGCATCCGACCTGTCAGCTTGTAACCAACAACTGGCGGTATCAGCATGGTGCTCGGCTGACCTAGCATCGCAGCCTCTGCTTCAATGCCGCCAACGCCCCATCCGACGCATCCCAATCCATTGACCATGGTGGTGTGAGAATCCGTTCCCACCAGAGTGTCCGGATAGGCCGACAGCTTCCCGTGAAGGTTGTGCTCGAAGACGACGCGCGCCAGATATTCGCAGTTCACCTGATGCACAATGCCAGTGTCCGGGGGGACCACGTTGAAATTACGAAATGCTGTCTGCGCCCAGCGCAGGAACATGTAGCGTTCCTTGTTGCGCTCAAATTCCAGCGCGGCATTTTTCTGGAAAGCGTCCGCAGTGCCGAAGTAATCCACCTGAACGGAATGGTCGATAACCAGTTCCGCCGCTTGCAATGGGTTGATCTTCTTCGCATCACCACCCATCGCCGCGAGGGCGTCGCGCATCGCCGCCAAATCGGCAACGGCGGGAACTCCGGTAAAATCTTGCAATAAGACGCGAGCCGGCATGAAGGATATTTCCTTCTGCGAGGTGGCCTTCGGGTCCCACCGCGCGAGGCTCTCGATGTCTTCCTTCTTGAAAAAACGGCCATCCTCATTGCGCAACAAGTTTTCGAGCAGCACCTTCAGACAGAACGGCAATCGTGACGGCTTGCCGATGCCTTGCTTTTCAAGAGCATCGAGACGAAAAATATCATATGATTTCGCGCCTACCTGTAGTGCGCCGCGGCTGCCAAAACTATTGCTCATGTGAAGGTTACCTTCCCGGAAAAAATGACTGGCCCAAACATTTCATCGTAGCACAGGATGAGGCCTAAGGAATGTGTATGAATGAGGCCAGCGATGGTTGAACTAAAGAGAATAGTCGGGCACTGGGGATGGCACTTTTGGTATTGATATCCCCATGCGCAAGGAGCTAAATGAGGGTAGATAACGTCTCCGCATGGCAATTGGAGTAAGTTGGAGGCGGGAGGGAGGACGATGGAACCACCGAACGACTCACGAGTGAGCGGGCCGCGTCCTAACGGAATCCAAGTGTATTTGGCGAAGAAACAGCTTGCTGGATCCACCACATCTGACCAATAGCTAGCTCGGTACTTTTGCCGTAGCGATGGGGCGATTGCCCATAGGCCAGTATGAACTCCGCGGCACGGCTCGCCTGCTCACGAACTCGTTCCATAATTCACGGTTACCAGGCAGGAGTGCGATGGCGCCACCTGACTGTATACGAGTGAGCGGGCCGTTTCCAACTGGAACAAACGAGTGTTCATCTGAGAAACATGCTGGTGGATACTCCCAATCTGGCCAACAATTAGCTCGGCATCTCTAACCGCAGCGAAGGGCGATCGCCCACAGGCCAGCATGAAACTCCATGGAGCGGCTCGCTCGCTTTCATTTTTTTTTGTACCCTGCCCGCCGACTACACTCCCGAATACACTCGCAGTCACAGCACGGTTTACCAACTACCCGCCAGCTACAATACTCACAACATCACTATGGGCACACAGAATATATTTGAATTTATTGGATTTGAATTATCTGACAACTTGCTTTTAATACATTAGTTAACTTGCGCCTCTACCTGTTAATACGCGCGGGATCGTGCGCAGAATAATCTTAATATCAAGCGACAGGGACCAATGGTCGATGTAGTCCATATCCAGCTTCATCCAGCGGGCGAAGCTCAGATCGTTGCGACCTTCCAGAATCCACAAACAAGTTAATCCAGGCTTCATGCGCAGCCGACGGCGCTGCCATTTCTCGTAGCGGAGAACTTCTTCCGGCAACGGCGGCCTGGGCCCGACGAAAGACATATCCCCCTTGAGGATATTAAAAAGCTGAGGGAGTTCGTCAAGGCTGGTCTTGCGCAGGAACCGACCCATTGCCGTAACGCGGGGATCAGCCTTGATCTTAAAGACCGGACCGTCCATCTCGTTCAGATGCTCCAGGAACTGGCGTTCCTGCTCCGCCTCCGCATTCATGGAACGAAATTTGTAGAAAACAAAACGGCGGCCTGCCAGCCCGCAGCGGACTTGACGAAATATCGCTGGCCCTCGTGAGGTCAGGCGAATCATCAGGGTAATCAAAGCCAGAAGTGGAGAGAGCAGAGAAAGCAGGAAGAGCGCCAGCCCCAGGTCAATGGCTCGCTTCACAAATAGCAAGTACTCGTTAACCGGTGTGGTGGAAAACGTCAATAAGGGTAAGTCATCCAGGCGGTCCAGCGTAATTTCGGAACGGAAATGCGGAAAGAAGTCCACCAGAACCCGCGTGCGCACTCCCTGCTCTTCGCAAAGCAGGAATAACTCTTCCAGTCTCTCGAGCTGCTGCTTGGACACGGCAAAGAGAATTTCGTCAATGATGTGCTCTTCCAGAAGGCGCTGGACATCTCCCAGTTCGTACAGTGGATAATCTCGTCCTAACTCTTCACGGCACACCAAATCAATGGGGCCACTGCCGTCGTCCTCCCGCACCAGACCAATTACACGATCTCCTTTTTCCGCATTCTTATTCAGGCTGCGCAACACTTCCAGCGCTTTCGGACCGGTGCCAACAATCAAAAACCTCTGTGGCTGCGATAAGCCGGACTGGAGAAACTCGCGCATGCGGTGCGCCGCAAGGCGATAGCCAAGCTGCAAGAAGTAATTGGTGATAAGGAACAATCCAACAAACAAGCGGCTTACTTCGCCAAGTTTGATGACGTAGATGGTACTAACGATGAACAAGGAAAACCAAAAAGTCTGTTTGGTAGTCTGGCTGGCTGACCGCAGCGCATCAAACTTGTGCGGACCAGCATATTGGCCTAGCGCCATTCCGGTAGCGGCCCATAGCCCCGCCGCCGAGAGGAGCAGTCCAGTAAATGTCCCTGCGGCAAGATAAAATTCCTGAAATTCCGGAGCAATGGCCCTGGCGAAGTATGCCAACTGAAATGAGAAGGCGACAAGGATCAACTCGGAGAGGATCAGCAGGACCCACAGCAAATTGGCGCGGCGAGTAAACATAGCTTCTATATCACCAGCACGAGCAATTCTCTGAAACGTTGGATCGAAATATCAACAATCAATCCCAGCCGATTACAGACGGACCAGCCAGTCACATAGAGATTGCGAGTTTACCAAAATATGCCGACTGCAATCAAGTAAGTCCAAGTATTTCTGAGAGTTGAGAGAATCTCTCGGATTACTGGGCTAGCACGCCAATAGCTATTGTAACGCCATCGTATCCTTGGAGTCTCATCGTGGGTAGTCTCAGTCGAGATAGAGACTATTTCATTTGCTATACTGCGGGAAGGACTAGGCTCTAATTTTATTGCTCAATGGAAGATTCATGGCAGTGAAAAGCTCTCGAATATGGCTGGCGACCCTCGCTGCATTGGCGGTGCTGGTTGGCTGGACATGGCGGCGGTCCAGCGAGCGTGCTGTCATTGAAGTACGCACGGCCAAAGTTTCCAAGCAAGATATCCATAGCGGCGTGATTACCAGCGGACAGGCCGAGCCGGTCGCCTTTCGAGAGCTGCGGACGGAGATATCGGGTCTGCTGCGCCGCCTGCACGTCAATATAGGAGACCGCGTCAGAGCGGGATCACCTATCGCTGACCTTTCCGCCCCTGAACTCCAATCCGAATTGGCCCAAGCCTCCGCGGAGCTTGCGACGGCGGCGGAACAAAAGCGCGTATGGGAACGGGGTGGCACCCCGGCTCAGTTGCTCGAGCTGCAAACACAGATCAATCTGGCAAAGAAATCACGCGATCAGTCGGAATCTCTTGTGCAGCAAAACGAGCGACTGGCGGAAAAAGGCGCCATCGCAAAATTAGAGTTGGAGCAGGCTCGTCAGCGATTGACGAGAGCCAATGATGACTTAGAGTTGCTGGAAGGGAAATGGCGGCTGCGCAGCGACGCCGACGCACTCAAGCATATCGACGCACAACTGGAGGCAGCGGAGGCGGCACGTAATCTCGCTAATTCCAGACTTCGCGCCGCATCCGTGTTATCGCCAATGGAAGGCATCGTCTATTCTCTGCCGTTCCGTGTCGGTGATCACGCGGGCTCGCACGAAGTGATCGCACGCGTTGGCGACACTCGCCAGATGCGTGTTCGCATCTTCGTCGATGAACCTGATCTCGGTCGCGTCGCGTTGGGTCAAGATGTGCAACTCCAATGGGACGGCTTGCCTGGAAAACTTTGGACGGGAAAGGTAGAGCAAATCGCCTTTTCCGTGGAAAAGCGGGCAGACCGGACGGGAGGCGAGGTCGTCGCCTCAGTCGAGAATCCATCCGGAGAGCTGTTGCCCAACACCAATCTAACCGTTGAAATTATTACTGAAGGCAAGCAAGCCGTTCTCACAATTCCGCGCGAAGCGCTGGAAGGAGATGGCGACCATCGATCCGTTTATGTCCTCCGCGGCGACCAAGTGGAGATGCGATCTGTGGTAATTGGATTAATGAATACGACACGCGCAGAAGTGATCGACGGCCTTAACGAAGGCGAAGAGGTTGCCCTGCTCGCCGACCGCGTGCTGCGAAACGGAATGCGTGCCCGGCGAACCGGACCCTAACCAATACAACAAGGACCAATACTCGGGTTACTGGATCTATTCGATTTCATGCATCCCTTCGGCAAGTAGGCTTATGGACACATTTTCACCATCCCCGACCCCGATGACCGCGTCCACCCGCAAAGTGACTCACGAAGCAACGAGAATTTCCGCATTTGCCCGCGATCTACGCGAATCTTTTGCATTTGCTCTGGATGCGCTACGCGTGAACATGGCGCGAACCGCACTCACAGGCCTCGGAATGGTCATCGGAACTGCTTCGGTGATCCTTGTCGCCACCATCGCCTTAACCAGCCGTGACTATGTTCTGAATCAGATCGAGGGCGTCGGCTCCAATTTAATGTACACGGTCCACGAAGGTGGGCCGTCCATTTCCGGGACCAGATCGCAGGCCGATGAACTGACTCTGGCTGATCTGGCGGCTGTTCGCGAGAACGTTCCCAATCTAAGCGCGGCGTCCGCAGTGGTCTCTGGTCGAGCGCCGGTAATACTCGAAAGTCGCCCACGCCAAATAACTCTTATCGGGTCTGATCCGGATTTCAAAATCATTCGCAACTTGAAAGTACTCTCCGGACGATTCTTCGATTCCGAGGATGATCGACTGCATTCCAAAATCGGATTAGTTACAAAGCAACTGGGACGGGTTCTCTATCCAGACGGTTGGAGAGAAGACCAAAAGCTGAAAGTCCTTGGCCTTGAGTTTACGATCATAGGCATATTTGAAGAAGGCGCGGAGACCTTCGGGCAGTCTGAAATCACGCGGGAAACTCTGATGATGCCCATCTCGACCATGAGTATCTTGACGGGATCACAGTATGTGGATCAGATTTACGCCTCTGCTATCGCACCCAGTTACGTACCCGCTGCCACCGAAGCCATGCTGCAGGTGATCCAACGACGCAAGCGAAGCGGCGCCGTTTACCGTGCGGAAAATCTCACGCAGATTCTCGCCGCAGCGGGAAACATTGCAACCGCAATGACCTTGGTCTTACTGCTAATCTCCGCGATAGCGCTCATCATCAGCGGCATCGGCATCATGAATATCATGCTGGTTACGGTTACCGAGCGCACCCGCGAGATCGGCCTGCGCATGGCGTTAGGGGCCAGCCGACGGGCTATCCGTAGGCAGTTTCTCACCGAAGCGCTGCTGATTAGCC
The genomic region above belongs to Acidobacteriota bacterium and contains:
- the acnA gene encoding aconitate hydratase AcnA; the encoded protein is MSNSFGSRGALQVGAKSYDIFRLDALEKQGIGKPSRLPFCLKVLLENLLRNEDGRFFKKEDIESLARWDPKATSQKEISFMPARVLLQDFTGVPAVADLAAMRDALAAMGGDAKKINPLQAAELVIDHSVQVDYFGTADAFQKNAALEFERNKERYMFLRWAQTAFRNFNVVPPDTGIVHQVNCEYLARVVFEHNLHGKLSAYPDTLVGTDSHTTMVNGLGCVGWGVGGIEAEAAMLGQPSTMLIPPVVGYKLTGRMPEGATATDLVLTITEHLRKHGVVGKFVEFYGPGLASLAAADRMTIANMCPEYGATIGIFPIDEETLKYLRFTARNESAVALVRAYAIEQGMFGTDRLDESVYSENLGLELGSIEPCLAGPRRPQDRVPLGQMKSKFDAEMPKLLGKQRTDATRRSVPVSLSGKSGQLSDGAVVVAAITSCTNTSNPSVLLAAGLVAKKAVEKGLTMSPWVKTSLAPGSKVVTDYLNKAGLMTYLDQLGFNLVGYGCTTCIGNSGPLPDEVSKAIKDNDLIAASVLSGNRNFEGRIHPQVRANYLASPPLVVAYALAGRMDIDLSTQPVGRNAQGAEIFLRDIWPTTKEVADTVAAALGSEMFRAQYANVFDGDASWQSLSIPSGDRFIWEQDSTYVKRPPFFDNLSRQPAAVEDLKGVRVLAVLGDSVTTDHISPAGSIPAEGPAGKYLISKGVQPKDFNSYGARRGNHEVMIRGTFANIRLKNMLAPGTEGGVTVHLPDGAPMTIFDASEKYAQENVPLAILAGKEYGSGSSRDWAAKGPQLLGVRLVIAESYERIHRSNLVGMGVLPLQFQPGETPTSLGLTGREVFAVAGIAKAMNGDKRITVKVTDEAGAAKQFTAIVRIDTPEEGQYYQNGGILPYVLRQLL
- a CDS encoding sugar transferase codes for the protein MFTRRANLLWVLLILSELILVAFSFQLAYFARAIAPEFQEFYLAAGTFTGLLLSAAGLWAATGMALGQYAGPHKFDALRSASQTTKQTFWFSLFIVSTIYVIKLGEVSRLFVGLFLITNYFLQLGYRLAAHRMREFLQSGLSQPQRFLIVGTGPKALEVLRSLNKNAEKGDRVIGLVREDDGSGPIDLVCREELGRDYPLYELGDVQRLLEEHIIDEILFAVSKQQLERLEELFLLCEEQGVRTRVLVDFFPHFRSEITLDRLDDLPLLTFSTTPVNEYLLFVKRAIDLGLALFLLSLLSPLLALITLMIRLTSRGPAIFRQVRCGLAGRRFVFYKFRSMNAEAEQERQFLEHLNEMDGPVFKIKADPRVTAMGRFLRKTSLDELPQLFNILKGDMSFVGPRPPLPEEVLRYEKWQRRRLRMKPGLTCLWILEGRNDLSFARWMKLDMDYIDHWSLSLDIKIILRTIPRVLTGRGAS
- a CDS encoding efflux RND transporter periplasmic adaptor subunit, with protein sequence MAVKSSRIWLATLAALAVLVGWTWRRSSERAVIEVRTAKVSKQDIHSGVITSGQAEPVAFRELRTEISGLLRRLHVNIGDRVRAGSPIADLSAPELQSELAQASAELATAAEQKRVWERGGTPAQLLELQTQINLAKKSRDQSESLVQQNERLAEKGAIAKLELEQARQRLTRANDDLELLEGKWRLRSDADALKHIDAQLEAAEAARNLANSRLRAASVLSPMEGIVYSLPFRVGDHAGSHEVIARVGDTRQMRVRIFVDEPDLGRVALGQDVQLQWDGLPGKLWTGKVEQIAFSVEKRADRTGGEVVASVENPSGELLPNTNLTVEIITEGKQAVLTIPREALEGDGDHRSVYVLRGDQVEMRSVVIGLMNTTRAEVIDGLNEGEEVALLADRVLRNGMRARRTGP
- a CDS encoding FtsX-like permease family protein, with translation MDTFSPSPTPMTASTRKVTHEATRISAFARDLRESFAFALDALRVNMARTALTGLGMVIGTASVILVATIALTSRDYVLNQIEGVGSNLMYTVHEGGPSISGTRSQADELTLADLAAVRENVPNLSAASAVVSGRAPVILESRPRQITLIGSDPDFKIIRNLKVLSGRFFDSEDDRLHSKIGLVTKQLGRVLYPDGWREDQKLKVLGLEFTIIGIFEEGAETFGQSEITRETLMMPISTMSILTGSQYVDQIYASAIAPSYVPAATEAMLQVIQRRKRSGAVYRAENLTQILAAAGNIATAMTLVLLLISAIALIISGIGIMNIMLVTVTERTREIGLRMALGASRRAIRRQFLTEALLISLGGGLIGIVVGVGIPLLAQSFVEGLQIPISPVSISIAFLVSALVGIVFGLLPAERASKLNPTEALRYE